In Desulfatibacillum aliphaticivorans DSM 15576, a single window of DNA contains:
- a CDS encoding IS4 family transposase — protein DIYKDRWQIELFFKWIKQNLRIKSFLGNSRNAVLTQIWTAMISMLILAYYKWRAKIGATLTEMLKLLQLTLMERRNLYELFEPPDPGDTPITQNQLPLNFSIF, from the coding sequence TGATATTTACAAGGATCGGTGGCAGATTGAGCTGTTTTTCAAGTGGATCAAACAGAATCTGAGGATCAAATCCTTTTTGGGCAATAGCCGAAACGCCGTTCTAACCCAAATTTGGACGGCCATGATCTCGATGCTGATCCTGGCCTATTACAAATGGCGGGCAAAGATAGGAGCAACTCTAACTGAGATGCTCAAACTCCTACAACTTACGCTCATGGAGCGGAGAAATCTCTACGAACTCTTTGAACCGCCAGATCCAGGGGATACACCTATTACTCAGAACCAATTACCCTTGAATTTCAGTATCTTTTAA